One region of Camelina sativa cultivar DH55 chromosome 6, Cs, whole genome shotgun sequence genomic DNA includes:
- the LOC104793493 gene encoding pentatricopeptide repeat-containing protein At2g45350, chloroplastic: MECSISTTVQLLGFCKNSKDVSKIHAGLITSGFIKNSNLTTRIVLAFAASRYPYLAEFARCVFHEHHVCSSSQGGEVEDPFLWNAVIKSHSHGTDPKQALLLFCLMLENGVSVDKFSMSLVLKACSRLGFVKGGMQIHGFLKKTGFWSDLFLQNCLIGLYLKCGCLGFARQMFDRMPQRDSVSYNSMIDGYVKCGLIESARELFDLMPRELKNLISWNSMISGYAQTSDGVDIASKLFSEMPEKDLISWNSMIDGYVKHGRIEDAKGLFDVMPRRDVVTWATMIDGYAKLGFVHQAKTLFEQMPHRDVVSYNSMMAGYVQNRYHMEALEIFSDMEKESHLLPDETTLVIVLSAIAQLGRLFKAMDVHLYIVEKQFFLGGKLGVALIDMYSKCGSIQHAMLVFKGIENKSIDHWNAMIGGLAIHGLGESAFDMLLQIERRSIKPDDITFVGVLNACSHSGLVKEGILCFELMRRKHKIEPRLQHYGCMVDILSRSGSIELAKNLIEEMPIEPNDVIWRTFLTACNHHMEFETGELVGKHLILQAGYNPSSYVLLSNMHASFGKWKDVRRIRTMMKERQIEKVPGCSWIELDGRVHEFFVDSIEVSNTL; encoded by the coding sequence ATGGAGTGTTCGATTTCAACCACTGTTCAACTCCTCGGATTCTGCAAAAATTCGAAAGATGTCAGCAAAATCCACGCGGGATTGATTACTTCCGGATTCATCAAAAACTCTAATCTCACTACGAGGATCGTTCTCGCCTTCGCCGCTTCTCGATATCCGTATCTCGCTGAGTTTGCTCGCTGTGTCTTCCACGAGCATCACGTATGTTCATCTTCACAAGGTGGAGAGGTGGAGGATCCGTTTTTATGGAACGCTGTGATCAAGTCTCACTCTCATGGAACAGATCCAAAACAAGCTCTGCTTTTGTTCTGTTTGATGCTCGAGAATGGTGTTTCCGTGGACAAATTCTCCATGTCTCTTGTTCTGAAAGCGTGTTCGAGGTTAGGTTTTGTAAAAGGAGGAATGCAGATTCATGGGTTTTTGAAAAAGACTGGATTTTGGTCGGATTTGTTTCTACAGAATTGTCTGATTGGTTTGTACTTGAAATGTGGATGTTTAGGTTTTGCACGCCAGATGTTTGATAGAATGCCGCAGAGAGACTCGGTTTCTTATAATTCAATGATTGACGGGTATGTCAAATGTGGTTTGATTGAATCCGCGCGTGAACTGTTCGATTTGATGCCAAGGGAGTTGAAGAATTTGATTTCTTGGAACTCTATGATCAGTGGATATGCTCAGACATCAGATGGAGTTGATATAGCGTCAAAGCTGTTTTCTGAAATGCCTGAGAAGGATCTGATTTCGTGGAACTCAATGATCGATGGATATGTAAAACACGGAAGAATCGAGGATGCTAAAGGTTTATTCGATGTGATGCCGAGAAGAGATGTTGTTACTTGGGCTACCATGATTGATGGGTATGCAAAGTTAGGTTTTGTTCATCAGGCTAAGACTCTGTTCGAGCAAATGCCTCATAGAGATGTTGTGTCATATAACTCCATGATGGCTGGTTATGTTCAGAACAGGTATCACATGGAAGCTCTTGAGATATTTAGCGACATGGAAAAGGAGAGTCATTTGTTACCCGATGAAACGACTTTGGTGATAGTTCTTTCTGCGATTGCTCAACTTGGCAGATTATTCAAAGCCATGGATGTGCATTTGTACATTGTGGAGAAACAATTCTTTCTAGGTGGAAAACTAGGCGTTGCTCTCATTGATATGTATTCGAAATGTGGAAGCATACAACATGCCATGTTGGTTTTCAAGGGAATCGAAAACAAAAGCATTGATCACTGGAATGCCATGATTGGTGGGCTAGCTATTCATGGTCTTGGAGAATCCGCATTTGATATGCTCTTGCAGATCGAGAGACGCTCCATAAAACCAGACGATATCACCTTTGTTGGAGTGTTAAATGCTTGCAGCCACTCTGGGTTAGTGAAAGAAGGTATTCTCTGCTTTGAGCTCATGAGGAGAAAACACAAGATAGAACCAAGACTGCAACACTATGGGTGTATGGTTGACATACTGTCGAGGTCCGGAAGTATAGAGCTAGCCAAAAACTTAATAGAGGAAATGCCAATTGAGCCAAATGATGTCATATGGAGAACGTTTCTCACCGCTTGTAATCACCACATGGAGTTTGAAACGGGAGAGCTTGTCGGAAAACACCTTATTTTGCAGGCTGGCTATAACCCGAGCTCATATGTGCTCCTCTCTAACAtgcatgctagttttggaaAGTGGAAGGATGTTCGTAGAATTAGAACGATGATGAAGGAAAGACAGATTGAGAAAGTTCCTGGATGTAGTTGGATTGAGCTTGATGGAAGAGTCCATGAGTTCTTTGTAGATAGCATTGAAGTTTCCAATACATTGTAG